One window of the Brevibacterium limosum genome contains the following:
- a CDS encoding cell division protein CrgA — MAKSKGRPQRTSRTSSAAEAKKAESAEAVEATEATEVDELETESLDTDVADAADADIAEGANEESDAAEVAADDLKVDSADEVSDETASVDSSETASETAAAEKKATASKDKKSESTKDGKTAEDAKSSKGAKSSKASAAKATGAKGSAAKRTSRSGNPAKRPQGRKTANYTSTSGQQTIKPNPSWFLPVLIGLLLVGLIWLVTFYITQGAFPVEAWGNWNILIGFAFFVAGLIMSTRWR; from the coding sequence GTGGCCAAGTCCAAAGGACGCCCCCAGCGCACTTCTCGCACTTCGTCGGCTGCCGAGGCGAAGAAGGCCGAGTCCGCTGAAGCGGTCGAGGCGACCGAGGCGACCGAGGTCGACGAGCTCGAGACCGAATCGCTCGACACCGATGTCGCCGATGCGGCAGACGCCGACATCGCCGAAGGTGCGAACGAAGAATCGGATGCGGCCGAGGTTGCTGCAGACGATCTGAAGGTCGATTCCGCGGACGAGGTTTCGGACGAGACGGCCTCAGTTGACTCTTCCGAGACGGCCTCCGAGACCGCAGCTGCCGAGAAGAAGGCCACGGCGTCGAAGGACAAGAAGTCCGAGTCGACCAAGGACGGGAAGACGGCCGAGGACGCGAAGTCGTCGAAGGGTGCGAAGTCGTCGAAGGCGTCGGCTGCCAAGGCCACCGGTGCGAAGGGGTCGGCCGCCAAGCGCACCTCGCGTTCGGGCAATCCGGCCAAACGCCCACAGGGGCGCAAGACCGCGAACTACACCTCGACCTCGGGTCAGCAGACGATCAAGCCGAACCCGAGCTGGTTCCTGCCGGTCCTCATCGGCCTGCTGCTCGTCGGCCTGATCTGGCTCGTCACCTTCTACATCACCCAGGGCGCTTTCCCCGTCGAAGCATGGGGCAACTGGAACATCCTCATCGGCTTCGCCTTCTTCGTGGCGGGTCTGATCATGTCCACACGCTGGCGATAG